The following coding sequences lie in one Musa acuminata AAA Group cultivar baxijiao chromosome BXJ1-8, Cavendish_Baxijiao_AAA, whole genome shotgun sequence genomic window:
- the LOC103993503 gene encoding 2-alkenal reductase (NADP(+)-dependent) — MATPTSSFFLLPLFFVFVFLVPGNDAVFDVVKFGAKADGSADSARSFLKAWSYACNSWSPATVYVPAGKFLVTQAVFRGPCKNSMIKFLIQGTLVAPSGSSGSDQWIAFSGVNGVSISGGGTIDGGGSRLWACKLAGRSCPRGTSSLTFVNSKNIAVDGLTSIDSKLFHIVVLRCQNVKLSRVNIVASGNSPNTDGIHVQMSTGVDILQANIRTGDDCISVGPGTAHLWIERVFCGPGHGISIGSLGRAQGQRAQSSCKYANGVASGLNRERKEMVRNKQVVLKEFVVGAPKETDMEIRQGKASLRAPTGVEGAIVVKNLYLSCDPYMRGRMRDYSDSYIPPFQPGSVIEGFGVAKVVDSTNPNFCVGDYITGLTGWEEYSTIVRTEQLRKIEVFDVPLSYHVGLLGMTGFTAYVGFYEICAPKKGDFVFVSAASGAVGQLVGQLAKLHGCYVVGSAGSAQKVDLLKNKLGFDEAFNYKEEPDLTEALRSYFPKGIDIYFDNVGGAMLDAALLNMRVHGRVAVCGMVSQHAVSDPKGISNLYTLVMKRIRMEGFIQSDYLHLFPKFLPTIIDLYKQGRIVYIEDMNEGLENGPSAFVGLFTGNNVGKQVVCVSRE; from the exons ATGGCGACCCCCACGAGCAGCTTCTTCCTTCTCCCCctcttcttcgtcttcgtcttcctcGTGCCAGGAAACGATGCGGTCTTCGACGTGGTGAAGTTTGGAGCAAAAGCCGACGGGAGTGCCGACTCCGCTCGGTCTTTCCTCAAGGCTTGGTCCTACGCGTGCAACTCTTGGAGCCCCGCCACCGTGTACGTGCCCGCCGGGAAGTTCCTCGTGACCCAGGCCGTCTTCCGTGGCCCCTGCAAGAACTCCATGATCAAGTTTCTGATCCAAGGAACCCTGGTTGCGCCTTCCGGCTCCAGTGGGTCGGACCAGTGGATAGCTTTTAGCGGCGTTAATGGCGTTTCCATCAGCGGCGGTGGCACCATCGACGGCGGCGGGAGTCGCCTGTGGGCCTGCAAATTAGCTGGCCGCAGCTGCCCCAGAGGCACATCG TCGCTGACCTTCGTCAACTCCAAGAACATCGCCGTCGACGGCCTGACGTCGATCGACAGCAAGCTGTTCCACATCGTGGTCCTCCGCTGCCAGAACGTGAAGCTGAGTCGAGTCAACATCGTGGCGTCGGGGAACAGCCCCAACACCGACGGCATCCACGTTCAGATGTCCACCGGCGTCGACATCCTCCAGGCCAACATCCGGACCGGCGACGACTGCATCTCCGTCGGCCCCGGCACCGCCCACCTCTGGATCGAGCGCGTCTTCTGCGGCCCCGGCCACGGCATCAGCATCGGGAGCCTCGGCAGAGCTCAAGG TCAGCGAGCACAGTCCTCCTGCAAGTACGCTAATGGGGTTGCTTCCGGTCTCAAT agagagaggaaa GAGATGGTGAGGAACAAGCAGGTGGTGCTGAAGGAGTTCGTGGTGGGAGCTCCGAAGGAGACGGACATGGAGATCAGGCAGGGGAAGGCGAGCCTCAGAGCCCCCACAGGGGTGGAGGGAGCCATCGTCGTGAAGAACCTGTACCTCTCCTGCGATCCCTACATGAGGGGGAGGATGAGGGATTACTCTGACTCCTATATCCCTCCGTTTCAGCCCGGCTCG GTGATAGAGGGCTTTGGGGTGGCTAAAGTTGTTGACTCCACAAACCCAAATTTTTGTGTTGGCGACTACATCACAGGACTAACTGGCTGGGAAGAGTACAGTACTATTGTCAGGACTGAGCAACTGAGAAAAATTGAGGTCTTTGATGTCCCTCTTTCATACCATGTGGGACTTCTCG GTATGACTGGTTTTACGGCTTATGTTGGCTTCTACGAGATCTGTGCTCCAAAGAAAGGGGATTTTGTCTTTGTATCTGCTGCATCTGGAGCAGTTGGTCAGCTTGTGGGTCAACTTGCCAAGCTGCATGGATGTTATGTTGTTGGTAGTGCTGGATCAGCACAAAAG GTTGATCTTCTGAAGAACAAGCTAGGGTTTGATGAAGCATTCAATTACAAAGAGGAACCTGACTTGACTGAAGCCTTGAGAAG CTACTTCCCAAAGGGCATCGACATCTACTTCGACAACGTAGGTGGCGCCATGCTCGACGCAGCACTGCTCAACATGAGAGTCCATGGTCGGGTCGCCGTATGTGGGATGGTCTCTCAGCACGCCGTCTCTGACCCCAAGGGGATCTCCAACCTCTACACCCTCGTGATGAAGCGCATCAGGATGGAGGGCTTCATCCAGAGCGACTACCTGCACCTGTTCCCCAAGTTCTTGCCCACCATCATAGATCTCTACAAGCAGGGGAGGATTGTTTACATCGAGGACATGAACGAAGGTCTCGAGAACGGACCATCAGCATTCGTCGGCCTTTTCACCGGCAATAATGTGGGCAAGCAGGTCGTGTGTGTCTCAAGGGAGTAG